A genomic segment from Bradyrhizobium sp. ISRA430 encodes:
- a CDS encoding adenylate/guanylate cyclase domain-containing protein — MATASARMSEMVRGTSLRQVRLVCGFILFSYVVSHFLNHALGNISVDAMEAGVYYHTAFWQFLPVAVVFYTAALTHMGLGVYALYQRRQFRWKTIEPLQLVLGLSIPALVMAHVIGVRLGQTLYGHQKLYPQELYLFFVGSSNRIWLMTILLVIAWVHGCIGIYFWLRLKSFFTRAAPYLLAAAVLIPTLALLGVYQGGRSVAADSDDGEWRAHNLTRRQLGTAAEADTLDRITGGLTVSYLGLLGLVLLGRGVRALRERRGGMIALSYGNGKTVRVPKGLSVLEASLRHNVPHASVCGGRARCSTCRIRVIGDHGALPEPSQREAFVLTRVGTTDPSIRLACQLRPTCDLSFFQLFTPHTLAANAQASTPARIGQERYLVSLFVDMRGSTQLAEKRLPFDTVFIVNRFLGAVSQAVIENGGQPNQFVGDGMLALFGLTADPQTACRQALKAAAGIAVHVDELNELLGHDLRQPIRFGIGIHGGEVIIGDIGYRDHIVFTALGDAVNVAARLQDMTKTLACEAIVSEEVRRTAGLRDDALPQQEATIRGRDEPMTVRVIADVRLLAALVAGGERIAA; from the coding sequence ATGGCCACCGCTTCCGCACGAATGTCCGAAATGGTCCGCGGCACCAGCCTGCGGCAGGTGCGGCTGGTCTGCGGATTCATCCTTTTCTCTTACGTGGTCAGCCATTTCCTCAACCATGCGCTCGGCAACATCTCGGTCGATGCGATGGAGGCCGGGGTCTACTACCACACGGCCTTCTGGCAGTTCCTGCCGGTCGCCGTCGTGTTCTACACGGCGGCGCTGACGCATATGGGGCTCGGCGTCTACGCGCTGTACCAACGCCGGCAGTTCCGCTGGAAGACCATCGAGCCGCTCCAGCTCGTGCTGGGGTTAAGCATCCCCGCCCTCGTCATGGCGCATGTCATCGGCGTGCGACTCGGGCAGACCCTCTACGGACACCAGAAGCTCTATCCGCAGGAGCTCTATCTGTTCTTCGTCGGGTCATCCAACCGGATCTGGCTGATGACGATCCTGCTCGTGATCGCCTGGGTGCATGGCTGCATCGGAATCTATTTCTGGCTTCGGCTCAAATCGTTCTTCACGCGCGCCGCGCCCTATCTGCTCGCAGCCGCCGTGCTGATCCCGACGCTGGCGCTGCTCGGCGTCTACCAGGGCGGCCGCAGCGTTGCGGCCGATAGCGACGACGGCGAATGGCGCGCGCACAATCTGACCCGGCGCCAGCTCGGCACCGCCGCGGAGGCCGATACGCTCGACCGCATCACCGGCGGCCTTACCGTCAGCTATCTCGGCCTGCTCGGGCTGGTGCTGCTCGGACGCGGGGTGCGCGCCTTGCGCGAGCGACGCGGCGGCATGATCGCGTTGTCCTACGGCAACGGCAAGACGGTGCGCGTGCCCAAGGGGCTCTCCGTGCTGGAAGCAAGCCTGCGCCACAACGTGCCACATGCCAGCGTCTGCGGCGGCCGCGCGCGCTGCTCGACCTGCCGCATCCGCGTCATCGGCGATCATGGCGCCCTGCCCGAGCCGTCGCAGCGCGAGGCGTTCGTGCTCACCCGCGTCGGCACCACCGATCCCTCGATCAGGCTGGCCTGCCAGTTGCGCCCGACGTGCGATCTTTCCTTCTTCCAGCTCTTCACGCCGCACACGCTGGCGGCCAATGCGCAGGCCTCAACGCCGGCACGGATCGGCCAGGAGCGCTATCTCGTCAGCCTGTTCGTCGACATGCGCGGCTCGACGCAGCTCGCCGAGAAGCGGCTGCCGTTCGACACCGTCTTCATCGTCAACCGTTTCCTCGGCGCGGTGTCGCAGGCCGTGATCGAGAACGGCGGCCAGCCGAACCAGTTCGTCGGCGACGGCATGCTGGCTCTGTTCGGGCTCACAGCGGATCCGCAGACCGCCTGCCGCCAGGCGCTGAAGGCCGCCGCCGGAATCGCCGTCCATGTCGACGAGCTCAACGAACTCCTGGGCCACGATCTGCGCCAGCCGATCCGCTTCGGCATCGGCATTCACGGCGGCGAGGTCATCATCGGCGACATCGGCTACCGCGATCACATCGTCTTCACCGCGCTCGGCGACGCCGTCAACGTCGCCGCCCGCCTCCAGGACATGACCAAGACGCTGGCCTGCGAGGCCATCGTCTCGGAGGAGGTCCGCCGCACCGCCGGCCTGCGCGACGATGCGCTGCCGCAGCAGGAGGCGACGATCCGCGGCCGCGACGAGCCGATGACCGTGCGCGTCATCGCGGATGTCAGGCTGTTGGCGGCCCTGGTCGCGGGCGGCGAGCGCATCGCGGCGTAA
- the putA gene encoding bifunctional proline dehydrogenase/L-glutamate gamma-semialdehyde dehydrogenase PutA, protein MPNIPPPFAASYAPDDADIAARLLPAGHLSSSQEARIDRTATRLIEAIRKRDDRLGGVEDMLREFALSTKEGLALMVLAEALLRVPDARTADQFIEDKLGEGDFIHHETKSTAFLVNASAWALGLSARVIQPGETPEGTIGRLVKRLGAPAVRAATRQAMRLMGNHFVLGETIEQALERSGPRSGHQPRYSFDMLGEGARTAADAKRYFDAYASAIETIGKAAGNHSLPDRPGISVKLSALHPRFEAISRDRVMHELVPLLLDLAQRAKTYDLNFTVDAEEADRLELSLDVIAATLADASLAGWDGFGLAIQAYQKRASAVIDYVDELAHAHDRKLMVRLVKGAYWDTEIKRAQERGLDGYPVFTRKAMTDLNFVACARKLLALRPRIFPQFATHNALTVATVLALAGKSGGFEFQRLHGMGEALYEQLAKDHPDIAHRTYAPVGSHRDLLAYLVRRLLENGANSSFVAQAADYRVPVAALLQRPADAIARPQQASHPRIPLPCDLFAPDRRNSRGIEFGERAALERLLADIKAETFDLKPVADATPDQANAAVAAARAGFAAWSRTPAAARAAMLEQAAHLLESRGAHFIALLQREGGKTLDDALSEVREAADFCRYYAAQGRRLFGGETAMPGPTGESNMLGLRGRGVFVAISPWNFPLAIFLGQVTAALMAGNCVVAKPAEQTPRIAVEAVRLLHEAGVPTSALRLVTGDGRIGAALTAHPNIAGVVFTGSTEVARAINRTLAAKEGPIVPLIAETGGINAMIADATALPEQVADDVVTSAFRSAGQRCSALRLLFVQEDVADRMIEMIAGAARELKIGDAGDAATHVGPVIDREAKQRLDAHIARMKKEARLHFAGTAPDGCFVAPHIFELKDAGQLAEEVFGPILHVVRYPAEKLGQVLAAIDRTGYGLTLGVHSRIDDTVEAIIDRAQVGNIYVNRNMIGAVVGVQPFGGNGLSGTGPKAGGPHYLARFATEQTVTINTAAAGGNAALLAGEE, encoded by the coding sequence ATGCCAAACATCCCTCCCCCTTTCGCCGCATCTTATGCGCCCGATGACGCCGATATCGCCGCGCGCCTGCTGCCAGCCGGGCATCTCAGCTCGTCGCAGGAGGCGCGGATCGATCGCACCGCCACCCGGCTGATCGAGGCGATCCGCAAGCGCGACGACCGCCTCGGCGGGGTCGAGGATATGCTGCGCGAGTTCGCGCTCTCGACCAAGGAGGGGCTGGCGCTGATGGTGCTGGCCGAGGCGCTCCTGCGCGTGCCGGACGCGCGCACTGCCGACCAGTTCATCGAGGACAAGCTCGGCGAGGGCGACTTCATCCATCACGAGACCAAGTCCACGGCCTTCCTGGTCAACGCGTCGGCCTGGGCGCTCGGCCTGTCGGCGCGGGTGATCCAGCCCGGCGAGACGCCCGAGGGTACCATCGGCCGACTGGTGAAGCGGCTCGGAGCGCCGGCAGTGCGCGCCGCCACGCGTCAGGCGATGCGGCTGATGGGCAATCATTTCGTACTCGGTGAGACCATCGAACAGGCACTGGAGCGGAGCGGGCCGCGCTCCGGCCACCAGCCGCGCTATTCCTTCGACATGCTTGGCGAGGGCGCGCGCACGGCGGCCGATGCGAAGCGCTATTTCGACGCCTATGCCAGCGCGATCGAAACCATCGGCAAGGCAGCGGGCAACCACTCCCTGCCCGACCGGCCCGGCATCTCCGTCAAGCTCTCGGCGCTGCATCCCCGCTTCGAGGCGATCAGCCGCGACCGCGTGATGCACGAGCTGGTGCCGCTGCTGCTCGATCTCGCGCAGCGCGCCAAGACGTACGACCTCAACTTCACCGTCGACGCCGAGGAAGCCGACCGGCTGGAGCTGTCGCTCGACGTGATCGCGGCAACGCTTGCCGATGCCTCGCTCGCCGGCTGGGACGGCTTCGGGCTCGCCATCCAGGCCTATCAGAAACGCGCGAGCGCGGTGATCGACTACGTCGACGAGCTTGCGCATGCACATGATCGCAAGCTGATGGTGCGGCTGGTCAAGGGCGCTTATTGGGACACCGAGATCAAGCGCGCGCAGGAGCGCGGGCTCGACGGTTATCCCGTGTTCACGCGCAAGGCGATGACGGACTTGAATTTCGTCGCCTGCGCGCGGAAGCTTCTCGCCTTGCGACCGCGCATCTTCCCGCAATTCGCCACCCACAACGCACTGACGGTTGCGACCGTGCTGGCGCTCGCGGGCAAGAGCGGCGGCTTCGAGTTCCAGCGCCTGCACGGCATGGGCGAAGCGCTCTACGAGCAGCTTGCGAAGGATCATCCCGATATCGCCCACCGCACCTATGCGCCGGTCGGCAGCCATCGCGACCTGCTCGCCTATCTGGTGCGGCGATTGCTCGAGAACGGTGCCAACTCCTCCTTCGTGGCGCAAGCCGCTGATTATCGCGTGCCGGTCGCGGCGCTGCTGCAACGTCCGGCCGATGCCATCGCTCGGCCGCAACAGGCTTCGCACCCCAGAATCCCGCTGCCGTGCGACCTGTTCGCGCCGGACCGGCGCAATTCGCGCGGTATCGAGTTCGGCGAGCGCGCCGCACTGGAACGGCTGCTGGCCGACATCAAGGCCGAGACGTTCGACCTTAAGCCGGTCGCCGATGCGACACCCGATCAGGCCAACGCCGCGGTGGCCGCAGCGCGCGCGGGCTTTGCGGCCTGGAGCCGGACGCCTGCGGCTGCCCGCGCGGCCATGCTGGAGCAGGCCGCGCATCTGCTGGAGAGCCGCGGCGCGCATTTCATCGCCCTGCTACAGCGCGAGGGCGGCAAGACCCTCGACGACGCGCTCTCGGAGGTGCGCGAGGCCGCGGACTTCTGCCGCTACTATGCCGCGCAGGGCCGACGACTGTTCGGCGGCGAGACCGCGATGCCGGGCCCGACCGGCGAAAGCAATATGCTGGGCTTGCGCGGCCGCGGCGTGTTCGTGGCGATCTCGCCCTGGAATTTTCCGCTCGCGATCTTCCTCGGCCAGGTCACGGCGGCGCTGATGGCCGGCAACTGCGTGGTGGCCAAGCCGGCCGAGCAGACGCCGCGCATCGCGGTCGAAGCCGTGCGGCTGCTGCACGAGGCCGGTGTCCCCACGAGCGCGCTGCGCCTCGTCACCGGCGACGGCCGCATCGGCGCTGCTTTGACCGCGCATCCCAATATCGCCGGCGTCGTCTTCACCGGTTCGACCGAGGTCGCGCGCGCGATCAACCGGACGCTTGCTGCCAAGGAGGGACCGATCGTGCCGCTGATCGCGGAGACCGGCGGCATCAACGCGATGATCGCGGACGCGACGGCGCTGCCCGAGCAGGTCGCCGACGATGTCGTGACCTCGGCCTTCCGTTCCGCCGGCCAGCGCTGCTCGGCGCTGCGACTGCTGTTCGTGCAGGAGGATGTCGCCGACCGCATGATCGAGATGATCGCCGGCGCGGCGCGCGAGTTGAAGATCGGTGATGCCGGCGATGCCGCAACCCATGTCGGGCCGGTGATCGATCGTGAGGCCAAGCAGCGGCTGGATGCACACATCGCGCGGATGAAGAAGGAAGCGCGGCTGCACTTTGCCGGCACGGCACCGGACGGCTGCTTCGTCGCGCCGCACATCTTCGAGCTCAAAGACGCCGGCCAGCTCGCCGAGGAGGTGTTCGGGCCAATCCTGCACGTCGTACGCTATCCGGCGGAGAAGCTTGGACAGGTGTTGGCTGCGATCGATCGCACCGGCTATGGGCTCACTCTCGGCGTCCATTCGCGCATCGACGATACGGTCGAGGCGATCATCGACCGGGCCCAGGTCGGCAACATCTACGTCAACCGCAACATGATCGGCGCCGTGGTCGGCGTGCAGCCGTTCGGCGGCAACGGGCTGTCAGGAACCGGCCCGAAGGCCGGCGGCCCGCACTACCTCGCGCGCTTCGCGACCGAGCAGACCGTGACCATCAACACCGCCGCGGCCGGCGGCAATGCTGCGTTGCTGGCGGGGGAGGAGTGA
- a CDS encoding cold-shock protein — MPKGTVKWFNPTKGYGFIQPASGGKDVFVHISAVQKAGLSTLNEGQTVEYEEIANRGKTSAENLKV; from the coding sequence ATGCCCAAAGGTACGGTCAAGTGGTTCAACCCGACGAAGGGTTATGGATTTATCCAGCCTGCGTCGGGCGGCAAGGATGTGTTCGTGCATATCTCGGCAGTGCAGAAGGCCGGTTTGTCCACGCTCAACGAGGGACAGACGGTGGAATATGAAGAGATCGCAAACCGGGGCAAGACCTCCGCAGAGAACCTCAAAGTATAA
- a CDS encoding Lrp/AsnC ligand binding domain-containing protein — MELDRIDRKILSILQEDGRIANVELAERIGLSPTSIGERLKRLQREGFVEGYGARLNPHRLGLGFLVFVEVLLDKTTPENFERFARAVKLAPEVLECHMVAGGFDYLLKARLADMTAYRRFLGETLLSMPGVRETRTYAVMEEIKRDAPLPVG, encoded by the coding sequence ATGGAACTGGACCGAATCGACCGGAAAATTCTCTCGATTTTGCAGGAGGATGGTCGCATCGCCAATGTCGAGCTCGCCGAACGCATCGGCCTGTCGCCGACCTCGATCGGCGAGAGGCTGAAGCGGCTGCAGCGCGAGGGCTTTGTCGAAGGCTATGGCGCGAGACTCAACCCGCATCGGCTCGGTCTCGGATTCCTGGTGTTCGTCGAGGTGTTGCTCGACAAGACCACGCCGGAGAATTTCGAGCGCTTCGCGCGCGCAGTGAAGCTCGCACCCGAGGTTTTGGAGTGTCACATGGTTGCGGGCGGCTTCGACTATCTCTTGAAGGCTCGCCTTGCCGACATGACCGCGTATCGGCGCTTCCTCGGCGAGACCTTGCTGTCGATGCCGGGTGTGCGCGAGACGCGCACTTATGCGGTGATGGAGGAGATCAAGCGCGACGCACCGTTGCCGGTGGGCTGA
- a CDS encoding TIGR01620 family protein yields the protein MNDRPQQRRPATFRLDDPGVVVTEADETGRISRGTIQITPEPDPSTMPVQIETALPARRGLPWGALFWSGVAGLTLLGVGLGVVHLIEDLFARSESLGIIALALAFVTALALAAVIGREAFGLARLAAIEKLHQRAAAVLASDDRSESRAIVQDLLEIAHQNPQLARARAALQSHAGEIIDGADMIRLAERELMSPLDAEARRLVSSAAQRVSIVTAVSPRALIDVLFVFVASLRLIRQLAQLYGGRPGALGMIRLIRHVIAHLAITGGMAASDSLVQQMLGHGIAAKLSQRLGEGVLNGLLTARLGLAAIDVTRPLPFAALPQPKLSDLATDLLRKKEDEE from the coding sequence ATGAACGACCGACCCCAGCAGCGGCGGCCGGCGACGTTCCGGCTGGACGATCCCGGCGTCGTCGTCACCGAAGCTGACGAGACGGGACGGATCAGTCGCGGCACGATCCAGATCACGCCGGAGCCCGATCCGTCGACAATGCCGGTGCAGATCGAAACCGCGCTTCCTGCGCGGCGCGGCTTGCCCTGGGGCGCGCTGTTCTGGTCCGGCGTCGCTGGCCTGACGCTGCTCGGGGTCGGGCTCGGCGTCGTCCATCTGATTGAGGATCTCTTTGCGCGCAGCGAGAGTCTCGGGATCATCGCCCTTGCCCTTGCTTTCGTCACCGCGCTTGCGCTCGCTGCCGTCATCGGCCGCGAGGCGTTCGGCCTGGCGCGGCTCGCCGCGATCGAGAAGTTGCATCAGCGCGCGGCGGCAGTGCTTGCCAGCGACGATCGCAGCGAGAGCCGCGCCATCGTGCAGGACCTGCTCGAGATCGCGCACCAGAACCCGCAACTCGCGCGCGCCCGCGCCGCCCTCCAAAGTCACGCCGGCGAGATCATCGACGGCGCCGACATGATCCGGCTCGCCGAGCGCGAGTTGATGTCGCCGCTGGATGCGGAGGCGCGGCGGCTGGTGTCGTCAGCCGCACAGCGGGTCTCGATCGTGACCGCCGTGAGCCCACGCGCGCTGATCGACGTGCTGTTCGTGTTCGTGGCCTCGCTCCGGCTGATCCGGCAACTTGCCCAGCTCTATGGCGGGCGGCCCGGCGCGCTCGGCATGATCCGCCTCATACGTCACGTCATCGCCCATCTCGCCATCACGGGCGGCATGGCCGCGAGCGACAGCCTGGTGCAGCAGATGCTCGGGCACGGCATCGCGGCAAAACTGTCGCAGCGGCTCGGTGAGGGCGTGCTCAACGGCTTGCTGACCGCGCGGCTGGGATTGGCCGCGATCGACGTCACGCGGCCGCTGCCCTTCGCGGCGCTGCCGCAGCCCAAACTGTCCGACCTCGCCACGGATTTGTTGCGGAAGAAAGAGGATGAGGAGTAA
- a CDS encoding cytochrome c codes for MQRTVLPAIALAAGLGWLATSPATVTAAPVNYKTPDEVAAFKPGPNLEVVQGNCTACHSADYVNTQPPMKDKKAFWQAEVTKMIKVYGAPIDDADIGKIVDYLAATY; via the coding sequence ATGCAACGAACTGTTCTCCCCGCCATCGCGCTTGCCGCCGGCCTCGGCTGGCTTGCGACCAGCCCCGCCACGGTGACCGCCGCGCCTGTCAACTACAAAACCCCGGACGAGGTCGCTGCCTTCAAGCCCGGCCCCAATCTCGAGGTCGTCCAGGGCAATTGCACGGCTTGCCACTCGGCCGATTACGTCAACACACAGCCGCCCATGAAGGACAAGAAAGCCTTCTGGCAGGCCGAGGTGACCAAGATGATCAAGGTCTACGGCGCGCCGATCGACGATGCCGACATCGGCAAGATCGTCGACTATCTGGCCGCGACGTATTGA
- a CDS encoding molybdopterin-dependent oxidoreductase, translating into MIDRRDLLKGAGLAALAAGFGASATKALAVDTVTLPFANGERPLVKYPQKRPMIGLTSRPPQLETPFAVFNDGPITPNNAFFVRYHLSELPYNLDPDKFTLEVKGKVDKPLKLSLKDIRKMKATEVVAVNQCSGNSRGFFDPRVAGGQLANGAMGNARWRGVPLKTVLEMAGVQAGAKQVTFNGMDGPTSDKTPDFVKALDLDHATDGEVMLAYGMNGEDLPFLNGFPLRLIVPGYYGTYWVKHLNEITVIDNVYDGFWMKSAYRIPDTPNNAVEPGTTPKATIPINRFTIRSFITSVPNGGKLKAGRTMLRGIAFDGGKGIKEVAVSTDGGKTWTNAQLGKDLGKYSFREWKLPVKLAAGSYDLKVRATGNGGETQPDTPRWNPAGYLRNVVETVRVTVA; encoded by the coding sequence ATGATCGACAGACGCGATCTGCTCAAAGGAGCAGGCCTTGCCGCGTTGGCGGCAGGCTTCGGCGCAAGCGCTACAAAGGCGCTCGCCGTGGACACCGTCACCCTGCCCTTCGCCAATGGCGAACGGCCGCTGGTGAAATATCCGCAGAAGCGGCCGATGATCGGCCTGACCAGCCGGCCGCCGCAGCTCGAGACGCCGTTCGCAGTCTTCAACGACGGCCCGATCACGCCGAACAACGCGTTCTTCGTCCGCTATCACCTGTCGGAGCTGCCCTACAATCTCGATCCCGACAAGTTCACGCTCGAGGTCAAGGGCAAAGTCGACAAGCCGCTCAAGCTGTCACTGAAGGACATAAGGAAGATGAAGGCGACCGAGGTCGTCGCCGTCAACCAGTGCTCGGGCAACAGCCGCGGCTTCTTCGATCCGCGCGTCGCCGGCGGTCAGCTCGCCAACGGCGCCATGGGCAATGCGCGCTGGCGCGGCGTGCCGCTGAAGACCGTGCTCGAGATGGCGGGCGTGCAGGCCGGCGCCAAGCAGGTCACCTTCAACGGCATGGACGGCCCGACCAGCGACAAGACGCCGGATTTCGTTAAGGCGCTCGATCTCGATCATGCCACTGACGGCGAGGTGATGCTGGCCTACGGCATGAACGGCGAAGACCTACCGTTCCTCAACGGCTTTCCGCTGCGCCTGATCGTGCCCGGCTATTACGGCACCTACTGGGTCAAGCACCTCAACGAGATCACCGTCATCGACAATGTCTATGACGGCTTCTGGATGAAGTCGGCCTATCGCATTCCGGACACGCCGAACAACGCGGTCGAGCCCGGCACCACGCCCAAGGCGACGATCCCGATCAACCGCTTCACCATCCGCTCTTTCATCACCAGCGTGCCCAATGGCGGCAAGCTGAAGGCGGGACGCACGATGCTGCGCGGCATCGCTTTCGACGGCGGCAAGGGCATCAAGGAGGTCGCGGTCTCCACGGACGGCGGCAAGACCTGGACCAACGCGCAGCTCGGCAAGGATCTCGGCAAATATTCCTTCCGCGAATGGAAGCTGCCGGTGAAGCTCGCGGCCGGCTCCTACGACCTCAAGGTTCGCGCAACCGGCAATGGTGGTGAGACGCAGCCGGACACGCCGCGCTGGAACCCGGCAGGCTATTTGCGCAACGTCGTCGAAACCGTTCGCGTGACCGTGGCCTGA
- a CDS encoding glycosyltransferase family 39 protein yields MTGKPDGAARRALVTAALVIAAMTLLRIVYASAIELRTDEAYYWTWSKEAALSFLDHPPMIAWFIRFGTAIFGDTTLGVRFGGIVAMAVTQLLLFDVVRRVTHDVRAIVLAVLMPEAALYYGLLMSKVAPDVAMIPFAMAMMWSLVRLAQSGDGRWWLAAGLFAGLSLLSKFTAIMFAPAVAAFLLVPDWRWRWLRSPYPYLAVVIAIAVFSPVLIWNAGHDWASFRFQGVRATASYGISLRTVGDYVGLQFGLVGFVMLPVVLSGLVLAAWRGYRTREPVAILLSTAVLVPFLYFLVKSFTLRVGDTWPMFMWPVGFAAAAINLSMLLRERWSAQMLKSSVFWANTAVVSGIAFVVLVFLYYVAAPWNFLGKIDPIGAEAGYEQVAARAQAALDETGATWIATTDYRTYAMMRWLFRGRVPVIEINERGRFQDFRDPGMDRIRGHAGIYVGREPDNHAAVWQSIPAKREPLAEVERRWRGRVMDTYALEKLTGWTPDLAPKKDSPLFQWRVLAAEFEKRALA; encoded by the coding sequence ATGACAGGAAAGCCCGACGGTGCCGCGCGCCGAGCCCTTGTCACGGCCGCGCTCGTGATCGCGGCAATGACGCTGCTGCGCATCGTCTACGCCTCTGCAATCGAGCTGCGTACTGACGAGGCCTATTACTGGACCTGGTCAAAGGAAGCCGCGCTGAGCTTCCTCGATCACCCCCCGATGATCGCCTGGTTCATCCGCTTCGGCACCGCGATCTTCGGCGACACCACGCTCGGCGTCCGCTTCGGCGGCATCGTCGCGATGGCGGTCACGCAGCTCCTGCTCTTCGACGTCGTCCGCCGCGTCACCCACGACGTGCGTGCGATCGTGCTCGCGGTGCTGATGCCGGAGGCAGCGCTCTATTACGGGCTCTTGATGTCCAAGGTTGCGCCCGATGTCGCCATGATCCCGTTTGCGATGGCGATGATGTGGTCGCTGGTCCGACTCGCGCAGAGCGGTGACGGCCGCTGGTGGCTCGCGGCCGGCCTGTTCGCCGGGCTATCGCTGCTGTCGAAATTCACCGCGATCATGTTCGCGCCCGCCGTCGCCGCCTTTCTGCTGGTGCCGGATTGGCGGTGGCGCTGGCTGCGCAGCCCTTATCCTTATCTCGCCGTGGTGATCGCGATCGCCGTGTTCTCGCCGGTGCTGATCTGGAACGCCGGGCACGATTGGGCCTCGTTCCGCTTCCAGGGCGTGCGCGCCACGGCCAGTTACGGCATCTCCTTGCGCACCGTCGGCGATTATGTCGGGCTGCAATTCGGCCTCGTCGGTTTCGTGATGCTGCCGGTGGTGCTGTCGGGCCTGGTGCTGGCAGCATGGCGCGGCTATCGCACGCGCGAGCCGGTCGCGATCCTGCTGTCGACCGCGGTGCTGGTGCCGTTCCTCTATTTTCTCGTGAAATCGTTCACGCTTAGGGTCGGCGACACCTGGCCTATGTTCATGTGGCCGGTCGGCTTCGCTGCCGCCGCGATCAACCTCTCGATGCTGTTGCGCGAGCGCTGGTCGGCGCAGATGCTCAAGTCGTCGGTGTTCTGGGCCAATACAGCAGTCGTTTCAGGGATCGCGTTCGTCGTCCTGGTGTTCCTCTACTATGTCGCCGCGCCCTGGAATTTCCTCGGAAAGATCGATCCGATCGGCGCCGAGGCCGGCTACGAGCAGGTTGCGGCGCGGGCGCAGGCTGCGCTGGACGAGACCGGCGCGACCTGGATCGCAACCACGGATTACCGCACCTACGCCATGATGCGCTGGCTGTTCAGGGGGCGCGTGCCGGTGATCGAGATCAACGAGCGCGGCCGTTTCCAGGACTTTCGCGATCCGGGAATGGACAGGATCAGAGGCCATGCCGGAATCTATGTCGGCCGCGAGCCCGACAATCATGCGGCAGTATGGCAATCGATCCCCGCCAAGCGTGAGCCGCTGGCAGAGGTCGAGCGCCGCTGGCGCGGCCGCGTGATGGACACCTACGCCCTGGAAAAGCTCACCGGCTGGACCCCGGACCTCGCGCCGAAAAAGGACTCGCCGCTGTTCCAGTGGCGGGTGCTGGCGGCGGAATTCGAGAAGCGTGCGCTCGCCTAG
- a CDS encoding caspase family protein yields the protein MLAVTLQVVSPSTAVADRRVALVVGNSSYRYIPRLDNPANDARLMADTLRTPP from the coding sequence ATGTTGGCAGTCACACTCCAGGTCGTGTCGCCGAGTACGGCAGTAGCCGATAGGCGCGTTGCTCTCGTCGTTGGTAACTCGTCGTACCGTTATATTCCCAGGCTCGACAATCCTGCCAACGATGCCAGGTTAATGGCTGATACGCTGCGCACTCCCCCATGA